In the Desulfuromonas sp. DDH964 genome, CGAGCCCGGCATTACCCTGCTCGATACCCTGCAGCAACGTCGCTCCGGAGTTGATCAGGTTCGCCAACGCTTCGGTGTTCCTCCCGAGCTGGTTCCCGATCTGCTCGGGCTCTCCGGGGACGCCGCGGACAACATTCCCGGGGTACCTGGGATCGGCGAGAAGACGGCCGCCGCATTGATCCAGACCTTTGGATCGCTGGAGGATGTTCTCAAATGGAGCAGCCTGGTCAACGGCCGGAAACGCCGCGAAAGCCTGCAGCTACACGCTGAGCAGGCACGCATTTCCAGACAGCTCGCCACGGTTCGCGATGACCTCCCCCTCTCTATTGAATTCGCGGACCTGGCGCGCCGCGCGCCGGATCTTGACAGCTTGATTCCCCTGCTGCGGGAACTGGAGTTCGAGGGGCTGGAGACGGCCTTTACCCCGCCCCCACCGGGACTGGTCGAGATTTACAGTGACGGTTCGGGACGGGAGAATGGCCCCGGCGGTTATGGCGTGATCCTGCGCTACGGTGAGTTTGAAAAGGAACTGAGCGGGTTTGAGCCGCAGGCGACCTCCCAGCGCATGGAACTACTGGCGGCGATTCGTGGACTGGAGGCCCTCAAGGGTCCACGCCGGGTGCGCCTCTTCAGCGATTCCCAGTACCTGGTGCGGGGAATGAGCGAATGGCTGGGTGGCTGGCAACGCAGCGGCCGCCTCGTGGAGCCCGGCGCCCTGGCCAACCAGGACCTCTGGCAGCAGCTGGCTGCCCTGGGTGATTTTCACCAGGTGACCTGGAGCTGGGTTCGCGGTCATGCCGGGCACCACTTCAACGAACGCTGCGACAAGCTGGCGAAGCGGGCCTCGGAGGAGGGCGCGCGGGATCTTGTCGCAGCGGCTCCGGAACCGTCCCCCCTCCCCGCCTTCGCTACCGCGGTGGAGCTGCCACCGGTGCCGGCCCGGGAGCAGTCCGATTTTGATGAAGAGGATGGCCAGCTGCGACTCTGTTGACCCGGGTCGAAAATCGGAACAGGAAGTATCACTCGACGCTGCTCCGGAACACTGCCCCAGGATTGTCTGCGATGAAAATTCAGAAAGTCACCCCGACCCACCACGCCAAGGTCTATGCCCTGCTGCGCACCGCCTTTCCCGGCAGCCATTACGAGGCAGAGCTGGTGCAAAGACTCCACGAGAACGGCCGGGTCCTGCAGGACTGGGTCTGTTTGCATGTCAACAAGGCGATTGCCTACATCGCCTTCAGCAACGCCTATGACGGCGGCACTCTCTGCGGCCTCCACCTGGCGCCGCTGGCGGTAGCTCCCGAATTTCAACGCCAGGGGGTCGGATCGGAACTGCTCCGCTTTGCCCTGCGCCAGGAATCGATCCGCAACCGGCCTCTCTTTGTCCTCGGTCCGCCGGCCTATTACCGGCGTTTCGGTTTCCTCCCCTGCAGCCAGCCGGTTTGCCCCTTCGACAAGGAGAACCGGCACTTTCTCAGCCTTGGCCACAACAGCGACCATCCCTTCAGGATCGGCTACGAACCCGAATTCACCCAGCCGGGGAGCGTCCCGCCGCGGCGCCGGAAACAACGGCGCTGAGGCGGACAAGTCTTCCTCCCGGGCAATATGCAACTGCTTTTCAAAAGGATTCCATCATGAGCGCAGCAAGAGGCCGCCTCGCCTATTCGATCTTCTGGAACTGCGGCCTGATCACCATCGGCACCCTGATCCAGGCTATCGCCCTGAAGGCGGTTGCCATTCCCCACCACTTCGTTCCCGGCGGTCTCTTTGGGGTCGCCTCACTCCTCTATTACAAGACCGGCCTTCTCAACCCCGGGCTCCTCTACCTGGTCCTCAACGTGCCGATGTTCATCCTCGGCTACATCTATATTACCCGCCGTTTCCTCGGCTACAGCGCCCTGGCGATGGGTTTGATCACCCTCTTTTACCAGCTGATCGATTTCCAGATCACGATCAGCAGCCAGCTCTACGCCGCCCTCGTCTTCGGTGCCCTCCTCGGCGTCGGCGCCGGCATGGTATTGCGTTCCCTCGGTTCCAACGGCGGCCTCGACGTCGCCGCCGTGATCCTAAACCAGAAGTTCAATATCGGGGTCGGCAAAGTTTATTTCTCCTTCAACCTCCTCCTCTTCTCTCTCAGTTTCGTCGGCATCGACAACGACCTGGTTATCGCCTCGATCATTGCCGTCTTTGTCTGCTCGGCCGCGGTCGACTACGTCCTCTCCATGTTCAACCAGCGCAAGCTCGCTTTCATTGTTTCGGAGAAACCGGATGCGATCGCCGACCGGGTCATGACCCACCTGAAGATCGGTACCACTATGCTGCCCGCTGTCGGCACTTACCAGAAACGGGAGAAAAAGGTGCTGATGGTCGTCATCAACAACATCCAGCTCAAACGCCTGGAGGAGATCGTCTTTACCACCGACAGCTATGCCCTCTTCATCGTCGAGAATACCTTCAGCGTCCTCGGCTCGACCTTTTCGCGGCGCAAAATCTACTGATGACGAGGAACTGGCAGGTTTACATCCTGCTCTGTTCGGACGGCTCGCTCTACACCGGCATTACCACCGACATGGAACGCCGGCTGCTCGAACATGGTGCCGGACGCGGCGCCCGTTACTGCCGCAGCCGTACTCCGTTAAAGCTGGTTTTTCTGGAGACCGGCCACGATCGCAGCAGCGCCAGCCGTCGGGAAGCGCAGATCAAGGGACTGCGCGCTGAAGCCAAGCGGCAGCTGATTGCCGGTGAAAAGCCGGTGCCAAACCTCGCACAACCAACCGTAAAGGAGTCCCCAGCATGAGCACCTGTCCCTGCGGCAGTGGACGCGACTACGCCGCCTGCTGCGAACCGATCATCGCCGGCCGCACACCGGCCGCTACTCCGGAACAGCTGATGCGGGCCCGCTACAGTGCCCACGTCAAGGTCGAGATCGATTTCCTCTATGCCAGCACCCATCCCGATCACCGCGAGGGATACGACCACGAAGGGACCCGGACCTGGGCGCAGGATTCCGAATGGCATGGCCTCCAGATTCTCGAAACGGTGGACGGTGGTACTGGCGCCAAGGAAGGCGAGGTCGAATTTGTCGCCCGGTTTCGCGACCAGAGCGGTCTGCGTAGCCACCACGAGCGCGCCCGGTTTCTGAAAAAATCGGGCAAATGGCTCTTTACCGAGGGGGTGATGGTCAAAGCAAAACCCCTCTCCGTCGAAAAGATCGGCCGCAACGATCCCTGCCCCTGCGGCAGCGGTGCCAAGTACAAGAAGTGCTGCGGGAAATAGGTCGCTGATGACCAAGGCATGTCTGCTGGAGATGATTGTCACAAGCCTGAGCGTCGACCTGACAACCCTCACCGAGGCCGCCCGGGCCGCCCACGCCGCCGCCACCCATGAGGAGTGCCAGCCCGACAACAAGTACGACACCACCGGGCTGGAGGCTTCCTACATCGCCCAGGGACAGGCCAACCGAGCAGCTGAGGTCCGCCGCGCCCTGGAACGCTACCGGGCTCTGGAGTTGCGTTCCTTCGATGCCGGATCGCCGGTGCGCCTGACGGCACTGGTAACCCTCGAAGCCGAGGATGGCAGCCGCCGTCAGGTATTTCTTGGGCCGGATGCCGGTGGTTTGAAGCTGGCAGGACCGACCGGGGAGATCATCATCGTTACCATCGAGTCCCCGTTAGGGCGGGCGCTGCTGGGAAGGGTTGTGGGTGAGGAGATCGAAACCGGCAATGGGGGAAGCCGCAAGAATTTCACGATAGTGACTGTCGCCTGACATGTCGTCACGATCGGCCATAGTCTCAGGCCGTCCGACATTATGACCTGAAAATACGTCGGCCCCGGGAAAAATCCCGGGGCCGACGACTATTTATGCATTATTTGAGAATCGGTCGAGGGGTGGTATCCGAGTTGGGGGGCAGCAGCGGGTATTCGACCATCGGTTGCTTACCGTCCAGACTTCCGAGGAAAGCAATCAGCAACTCCGTATCCTTCTCGTTGAGATCAATGCCGAGCTGCGAGGTCCCCATCAGTGCTACGGCGCCCTTGAGCGTCCAGACCTTGCCGGAATGAAAATAGGGAGCGGTAAGGCCGACATTGCGGAGAGAAGGAGCGCGGAAGACATATTCGTCGCTTGCCGTCTTGGTAACCTGGAAACGCCCATGGTCGCCAGGGGGCATCACTTCCGCGCCCGGTTTCTCCACCAAGCCGAAGGGATAGTACCCTGAGCCGCCGATATTGGTTCCTGCATGACAAGTGGCGCACCCCTTGTCGATATAGAGCTGTAGCCCGGCTAGTTCGGTCTTGCTCAGGGCTTTGGCGTCTCCATTCAGGTAATGATCAAAGGGGGCCGGTGTGATGAGCGTTGCTTCAAAGACCTCAATGGCCTTGGCCGTATTGT is a window encoding:
- a CDS encoding GIY-YIG nuclease family protein yields the protein MTRNWQVYILLCSDGSLYTGITTDMERRLLEHGAGRGARYCRSRTPLKLVFLETGHDRSSASRREAQIKGLRAEAKRQLIAGEKPVPNLAQPTVKESPA
- a CDS encoding YchJ family protein, translated to MSTCPCGSGRDYAACCEPIIAGRTPAATPEQLMRARYSAHVKVEIDFLYASTHPDHREGYDHEGTRTWAQDSEWHGLQILETVDGGTGAKEGEVEFVARFRDQSGLRSHHERARFLKKSGKWLFTEGVMVKAKPLSVEKIGRNDPCPCGSGAKYKKCCGK
- a CDS encoding GreA/GreB family elongation factor, which gives rise to MTKACLLEMIVTSLSVDLTTLTEAARAAHAAATHEECQPDNKYDTTGLEASYIAQGQANRAAEVRRALERYRALELRSFDAGSPVRLTALVTLEAEDGSRRQVFLGPDAGGLKLAGPTGEIIIVTIESPLGRALLGRVVGEEIETGNGGSRKNFTIVTVA
- a CDS encoding RNase H family protein, with translation MKQAPRLCLLDGSSFIYRAYFGVRDQATVAGLPTNAVFGFTRMLLGLLQEENPDQLAVVFDPPRETTFRRKIYPPYKANRERMPDDLACQVPYIRRMLDSLKIATLEEPGFEADDVIATLARRAAAAGTEVTVVSSDKDLLQIVEPGITLLDTLQQRRSGVDQVRQRFGVPPELVPDLLGLSGDAADNIPGVPGIGEKTAAALIQTFGSLEDVLKWSSLVNGRKRRESLQLHAEQARISRQLATVRDDLPLSIEFADLARRAPDLDSLIPLLRELEFEGLETAFTPPPPGLVEIYSDGSGRENGPGGYGVILRYGEFEKELSGFEPQATSQRMELLAAIRGLEALKGPRRVRLFSDSQYLVRGMSEWLGGWQRSGRLVEPGALANQDLWQQLAALGDFHQVTWSWVRGHAGHHFNERCDKLAKRASEEGARDLVAAAPEPSPLPAFATAVELPPVPAREQSDFDEEDGQLRLC
- a CDS encoding YitT family protein; this translates as MSAARGRLAYSIFWNCGLITIGTLIQAIALKAVAIPHHFVPGGLFGVASLLYYKTGLLNPGLLYLVLNVPMFILGYIYITRRFLGYSALAMGLITLFYQLIDFQITISSQLYAALVFGALLGVGAGMVLRSLGSNGGLDVAAVILNQKFNIGVGKVYFSFNLLLFSLSFVGIDNDLVIASIIAVFVCSAAVDYVLSMFNQRKLAFIVSEKPDAIADRVMTHLKIGTTMLPAVGTYQKREKKVLMVVINNIQLKRLEEIVFTTDSYALFIVENTFSVLGSTFSRRKIY
- a CDS encoding GNAT family N-acetyltransferase, translated to MKIQKVTPTHHAKVYALLRTAFPGSHYEAELVQRLHENGRVLQDWVCLHVNKAIAYIAFSNAYDGGTLCGLHLAPLAVAPEFQRQGVGSELLRFALRQESIRNRPLFVLGPPAYYRRFGFLPCSQPVCPFDKENRHFLSLGHNSDHPFRIGYEPEFTQPGSVPPRRRKQRR
- a CDS encoding cytochrome-c peroxidase gives rise to the protein MYRALFVMVAALFMVNTAYASESNLMKTSQTLFKPLPTSAPPLAGNPASPVKVKLGKMLYFDPRLSASQLISCNTCHNVGLAGGDLQETSTGHNWQKGPRNAPTVLNAAFNVAQFWDGRAKDLAEQAKGPVQASVEMNNTPERVVATLQSIPEYRELFSKAFPGEKNPVTFDNTAKAIEVFEATLITPAPFDHYLNGDAKALSKTELAGLQLYIDKGCATCHAGTNIGGSGYYPFGLVEKPGAEVMPPGDHGRFQVTKTASDEYVFRAPSLRNVGLTAPYFHSGKVWTLKGAVALMGTSQLGIDLNEKDTELLIAFLGSLDGKQPMVEYPLLPPNSDTTPRPILK